A window of Haloarcula sp. H-GB4 contains these coding sequences:
- a CDS encoding DUF5786 family protein: protein MGFGSYDESEQDNQEYDTDFEDEDGLDAEENAHEGDIEYEFTASNDELLDRLEDIKDNQNT from the coding sequence ATGGGGTTCGGGAGCTACGACGAATCGGAACAAGACAATCAGGAGTACGACACAGACTTCGAGGACGAAGACGGCCTCGATGCTGAAGAAAACGCCCACGAGGGCGACATCGAGTACGAGTTCACCGCGTCGAACGACGAACTACTCGACAGACTGGAAGACATCAAAGACAACCAGAACACGTGA
- the hisH gene encoding imidazole glycerol phosphate synthase subunit HisH produces MSVRQTTADVVVVDYGLGNLRSVTRGLERAGADVSLSEDPAEFDAADGIVLPGVGAFSEGMDNAGPFREALVEQVEAGKPLFGICLGMQMLLTTSEEADHEGQGDAEGLDLIPGKNVRFSRDQTVPHMGWNELDVTRDHPLVEGIDGEHAYFVHSYYAVPDDESATVATTDYGTDFASIVANDAGNVFGTQFHPEKSGETGLRILRNYVDYCLDH; encoded by the coding sequence ATGAGTGTCAGACAGACGACCGCGGACGTGGTCGTCGTCGATTACGGACTGGGGAACCTCCGGAGCGTCACGCGCGGGCTCGAACGCGCCGGCGCAGACGTGTCGCTCTCGGAGGACCCCGCAGAGTTCGACGCGGCCGACGGCATCGTCCTGCCCGGCGTCGGAGCCTTCTCCGAAGGGATGGACAACGCCGGCCCGTTCCGCGAGGCGCTGGTCGAGCAGGTGGAGGCCGGCAAGCCGCTGTTCGGGATCTGTCTCGGGATGCAGATGCTCCTGACGACGAGCGAGGAGGCCGACCACGAAGGGCAGGGTGACGCTGAGGGGCTGGACCTCATTCCGGGCAAGAACGTCCGGTTCAGCCGCGACCAGACCGTGCCACACATGGGCTGGAACGAGCTTGACGTGACGCGGGACCACCCGCTTGTGGAGGGCATCGACGGCGAACACGCTTATTTCGTCCACTCCTACTACGCCGTTCCTGACGACGAGAGCGCGACGGTGGCGACGACGGACTACGGGACGGACTTTGCCTCGATTGTCGCCAACGACGCCGGCAACGTCTTTGGCACGCAGTTCCACCCGGAGAAGTCGGGCGAGACGGGGCTGCGCATCCTCCGGAACTACGTCGACTACTGTCTCGACCACTGA
- a CDS encoding RidA family protein, which produces MAESKTQARNAVEPAETNEQTNIDSSVTRYEGDQPTEHSVYGKRQQDSQLLFFDGQVPDADTARNGDVQEQTLAALDQIRAMAADSGLEPRDLLRTTVYLTEMDQLPAVKQAYAAFFDGQRPSRSVVGVASLPNDATVQIEATGVKR; this is translated from the coding sequence ATGGCAGAGAGCAAGACGCAGGCGAGGAATGCTGTAGAGCCCGCAGAAACGAACGAACAGACGAACATCGACAGTAGCGTAACCCGGTACGAAGGCGACCAGCCGACAGAACACAGCGTGTACGGCAAGCGCCAGCAGGACAGCCAGCTCCTGTTCTTTGATGGGCAGGTTCCGGACGCGGACACGGCTCGCAACGGCGATGTGCAGGAACAGACACTGGCCGCGCTCGATCAGATTCGTGCGATGGCTGCCGACTCCGGTCTCGAACCGCGGGACCTGCTGCGGACGACAGTGTACCTCACGGAGATGGACCAGCTACCAGCGGTCAAGCAGGCGTACGCGGCGTTTTTCGACGGACAGCGACCGTCACGAAGCGTTGTCGGCGTTGCAAGCCTGCCGAACGACGCGACGGTGCAGATCGAAGCAACCGGTGTAAAGCGGTAA
- a CDS encoding universal stress protein: MYDAVLVPTDGSEGAATAAEHAIDLAERHDASLHALHVLETEQVVDQIPEFEDSSIFDRLADAGQQAVDDLQAQAEDADIDTVTTAVKQGVPHEEVVEYVERHDIDVVVMATEGRTGPSRELIGSVTESVIRASPVPVLAVKVGGEA; the protein is encoded by the coding sequence ATGTACGACGCCGTACTCGTTCCGACCGACGGCTCCGAGGGGGCTGCCACCGCGGCCGAACACGCTATCGACCTCGCCGAGCGCCACGATGCGAGTCTGCACGCGCTACACGTCCTCGAAACCGAGCAGGTAGTCGACCAGATTCCCGAGTTCGAGGACAGCAGCATCTTCGACCGCCTCGCCGATGCTGGGCAGCAGGCTGTCGACGACCTGCAGGCACAGGCCGAAGACGCCGACATCGACACGGTGACCACGGCGGTCAAGCAGGGCGTTCCCCACGAGGAAGTCGTGGAGTACGTCGAGCGCCACGACATCGACGTCGTCGTGATGGCAACGGAGGGACGGACCGGCCCCTCCCGGGAACTTATCGGCAGCGTCACCGAGTCGGTCATCCGGGCCTCGCCGGTGCCGGTGCTAGCGGTGAAGGTCGGCGGCGAGGCGTAG
- a CDS encoding redoxin domain-containing protein gives MLSEGTAAPLFELPALVDGDCQRVELSDYLGEDVVILAFYPADFNPACDDTSCDLDELDLFTMQKDVTILGISPDSVYSHRAFADRYGLKVPLLSDTDHDVAREYGLDFIDDIGQQLIERAVVVIDHDGDVQYAWSTDDLQQLPRVGEIKDAIADTGGDDTAFARYRVGHAHYTEGRRAFTSAMAAFRDSEWMVAQGDFQQAREEFADAEDHFDTAVRFVDDESLKPIYEDTKTKANSLWQASDWLTQAARAYSSGNGAEGQQLRDDAERPLEAARGYEEPPDPDGPWPPDLATLEKDADDDRPAFLTQDETAVDTSLDVDIDAEVERTDSELAETASPATESTLESTPSPEAADTADEMRDAADGATAESAEGTTAGTAEKATDPATSPNETPAPSDQSTAAESAASPADDSPPESASTPDGEGEISDVDDTDIEEIQAELAASEAETEPTDPLEEPTAMVEAPPDTVASVDDDTSTQDASDGEQSTPDASSDAATASETETDDTVELDLADPMADGDGGDTSESAAESGPDDGSDPETDGEQSDAESDRNTPAEPESDP, from the coding sequence GTGCTTTCAGAGGGGACGGCGGCACCACTGTTCGAACTGCCGGCGCTCGTCGATGGCGACTGCCAGCGAGTCGAGCTATCCGACTATCTCGGCGAGGACGTAGTCATCCTTGCGTTCTATCCGGCGGATTTCAATCCGGCCTGTGACGACACGTCCTGTGATCTGGACGAACTCGACCTCTTTACGATGCAGAAGGACGTAACTATCTTGGGCATCAGCCCGGATTCGGTGTATAGCCACCGGGCCTTCGCCGACCGCTACGGCCTGAAAGTCCCGCTCCTGTCCGACACTGACCACGATGTCGCCCGCGAGTACGGACTCGACTTTATCGACGATATTGGTCAGCAACTCATCGAGCGCGCTGTCGTCGTCATCGACCACGACGGCGACGTGCAGTACGCCTGGAGTACCGACGACCTCCAGCAACTCCCTCGTGTCGGAGAAATCAAGGACGCTATCGCCGACACCGGTGGCGACGACACCGCGTTCGCCCGCTACCGTGTCGGCCACGCCCACTACACTGAGGGACGGCGCGCGTTCACGTCGGCGATGGCGGCCTTCCGCGACTCGGAGTGGATGGTCGCACAGGGCGACTTCCAGCAGGCACGTGAGGAGTTCGCCGACGCCGAAGATCACTTCGACACCGCTGTCCGGTTCGTCGACGACGAGTCCCTGAAACCGATCTACGAGGACACAAAGACAAAGGCGAACTCGCTGTGGCAGGCCAGCGACTGGCTTACACAGGCCGCCCGCGCCTACTCTAGCGGGAACGGAGCGGAGGGCCAGCAACTTCGGGACGACGCCGAGCGGCCACTTGAAGCCGCCCGCGGCTACGAGGAACCACCCGACCCCGACGGTCCGTGGCCACCAGATCTGGCGACGCTGGAAAAGGACGCGGACGACGACCGGCCGGCGTTCCTCACACAGGACGAGACAGCTGTGGATACATCGCTCGACGTGGATATCGACGCGGAAGTCGAACGGACAGACAGCGAACTGGCGGAGACGGCATCACCGGCTACCGAGTCTACGCTTGAGTCGACGCCGTCGCCTGAAGCAGCCGATACAGCCGACGAAATGCGAGACGCAGCTGACGGGGCGACGGCAGAATCAGCAGAGGGGACGACGGCGGGGACAGCTGAGAAGGCGACGGACCCGGCGACCTCGCCCAACGAAACGCCTGCTCCCTCGGATCAGTCGACAGCGGCGGAATCTGCTGCATCGCCGGCCGACGACTCGCCGCCGGAATCAGCGTCAACGCCTGACGGCGAGGGTGAGATTTCGGATGTCGACGACACCGATATCGAGGAGATTCAGGCCGAACTGGCCGCCAGCGAAGCCGAGACCGAGCCGACCGACCCGCTGGAAGAGCCGACCGCGATGGTCGAAGCGCCGCCCGACACGGTCGCCAGCGTGGACGACGACACCTCGACACAGGATGCGTCGGACGGCGAGCAGTCGACCCCTGACGCGTCATCGGACGCCGCTACCGCCTCTGAGACGGAGACTGACGACACAGTCGAACTGGATCTGGCCGACCCAATGGCCGACGGTGACGGCGGCGACACGAGCGAATCTGCGGCCGAATCCGGGCCAGATGACGGTTCTGACCCGGAGACAGACGGCGAGCAATCCGACGCGGAGAGCGATAGAAACACGCCTGCGGAACCCGAATCAGACCCGTGA
- a CDS encoding MBL fold metallo-hydrolase, with protein sequence MDVHNVTAEAETFTCNAYLAIGEQTTLIDAGAMRGVVDVIREHTDTLDAVVLTHQHGDHVQRLDAVLDAFDAPLYAYGSHPRRDHKLADGDTLTVGDEECEVVYTPGHADDHVSLVSESALFSGDVVVHDDGAFDDGSFGRTDRPGQSRERLIESIERILDRMPAGVEHMYSGHGGVFHGDVREVVERALERAERREPKYPDD encoded by the coding sequence ATGGACGTTCACAACGTCACCGCCGAAGCCGAGACATTCACCTGCAACGCCTATCTCGCCATCGGCGAGCAGACGACCCTGATCGACGCCGGCGCGATGCGTGGCGTCGTCGATGTCATCCGCGAGCATACTGACACGCTCGACGCTGTCGTGTTGACCCACCAGCACGGCGACCACGTCCAGCGACTCGATGCCGTCCTCGACGCCTTCGACGCGCCGCTGTACGCCTACGGCTCCCATCCCCGCCGAGACCACAAACTCGCTGACGGCGACACGCTCACCGTCGGCGATGAGGAGTGTGAGGTCGTGTACACGCCGGGCCACGCCGACGACCACGTCTCGCTCGTCTCCGAGTCGGCCCTGTTCTCCGGTGATGTGGTCGTCCACGACGACGGCGCGTTCGACGACGGCTCTTTCGGTCGCACGGACCGCCCCGGCCAGTCCCGCGAGCGCCTCATCGAGAGCATCGAGCGCATTCTCGACCGGATGCCGGCAGGCGTCGAACACATGTATTCGGGTCACGGTGGCGTCTTCCACGGCGACGTTCGCGAGGTCGTTGAGCGCGCCCTCGAACGGGCCGAGCGCCGTGAGCCGAAGTATCCCGACGACTGA
- the serS gene encoding serine--tRNA ligase, translating into MLSRQFVRENPETVRDAIERKGVTGVDLDEILEIDEEWRELKAEGDGLRQERNEVSSKIGELKQDGKDEEAQEAIDRSQELKDELQDVEERADELESQLEDALLELPNIPHDSVPTGEGEADNVERYREGFGDLRDLPDEVVPHYDLGEDLDLLDFERGAKVSGGGYQFVKGEGARLEHALIQFMLDVHREQEYVDVLPPIPVNSDSMEGTGQLPKFDEDAYRVGARQDDDYDSDDLWLLPTAEVPVTNMYRGEILLDDDLPVKHQAFSPNFRREAGEHGTETRGYVRVHQFHKVELVNFVRPENSYDRLEGLLDEAAEVLDRLELPYRVLDMCTGDMGFTQAKKYDIEVWAPGDDMADGPDRGGRWLEVSSVSNFEDFQARRAGLRYRPERHESADYLHTLNGSGLAVPRVLVAIMEYYQNDDGTITVPEPLRPYMGGQEVIEGSEKIGESAVGAGEKD; encoded by the coding sequence ATGTTATCGAGACAGTTCGTCCGGGAGAACCCCGAGACGGTCCGTGACGCTATCGAACGGAAGGGCGTCACGGGCGTCGACCTCGACGAAATCCTCGAAATCGACGAGGAGTGGCGAGAACTGAAAGCCGAAGGTGACGGGCTCCGACAGGAACGCAACGAGGTATCGAGCAAGATTGGAGAGCTCAAACAGGACGGCAAGGACGAGGAGGCTCAGGAGGCCATCGACCGCTCGCAGGAACTCAAAGACGAACTACAGGACGTCGAGGAGCGCGCCGACGAACTGGAGTCCCAGTTGGAAGACGCCCTGCTCGAACTGCCGAACATCCCCCACGATTCGGTCCCGACCGGCGAGGGCGAGGCAGACAACGTCGAGCGCTACCGCGAGGGGTTCGGCGACCTCCGGGACCTGCCCGACGAAGTGGTGCCCCACTACGACCTCGGCGAGGATCTGGACCTGCTTGACTTCGAGCGCGGCGCAAAGGTGTCCGGCGGCGGCTACCAGTTCGTCAAAGGTGAAGGTGCGCGCCTAGAGCACGCCCTCATCCAGTTCATGCTCGATGTCCACCGCGAGCAGGAGTACGTCGACGTGCTCCCGCCGATTCCGGTCAACTCCGATTCGATGGAAGGGACGGGCCAGCTCCCGAAGTTCGACGAGGACGCCTACCGCGTCGGGGCCAGACAGGACGACGACTACGACAGCGACGACCTGTGGCTGCTCCCGACGGCGGAAGTGCCGGTCACCAACATGTACCGCGGCGAGATTCTGCTTGACGACGACCTGCCGGTCAAACATCAGGCGTTTTCGCCGAACTTCCGCCGCGAGGCCGGCGAGCACGGGACCGAAACGCGGGGGTACGTCCGCGTCCACCAGTTCCACAAGGTCGAACTTGTCAACTTCGTCCGGCCCGAGAACAGCTACGACCGGCTGGAGGGGCTACTAGACGAGGCCGCCGAAGTCCTTGACCGCCTCGAACTGCCCTACCGCGTGCTCGACATGTGCACCGGCGATATGGGCTTTACACAGGCGAAGAAGTACGACATCGAGGTGTGGGCCCCCGGTGACGACATGGCGGACGGTCCCGACCGCGGCGGCCGCTGGCTCGAAGTCTCCTCGGTCTCGAACTTCGAGGATTTCCAGGCCCGGCGCGCTGGTCTACGCTACCGCCCCGAGCGGCACGAGTCCGCCGACTATCTCCACACGCTGAACGGCTCCGGACTCGCCGTCCCCCGGGTCCTCGTCGCAATTATGGAGTACTACCAGAACGACGACGGGACCATCACCGTGCCCGAACCGCTCCGTCCGTACATGGGCGGTCAGGAAGTCATCGAAGGCTCTGAGAAGATCGGCGAGAGCGCCGTCGGAGCCGGCGAAAAGGACTAA
- a CDS encoding uracil-DNA glycosylase family protein, protein MEQMDGLNVVGCERCDDLCGSRSRIVNGVGPADADLLFVGEAPGANEDEQGEPFVGRSGDVLDDGLRDAGLDRGDVRITNCVRCRPPDNRDPRTGELTNCRDYLETEIDRVDPEVVVTLGKVPAEHLLERDVAVTGEAGDVFDVAIAGQPRRVLVSVHPAATLYDPSQKETFKAALTTAAEFTDAQSGQSRLGEF, encoded by the coding sequence ATGGAGCAGATGGACGGCCTCAATGTCGTTGGCTGTGAGCGCTGTGACGACCTCTGTGGCTCGCGCTCGCGCATCGTCAACGGCGTCGGGCCCGCGGACGCGGACCTGCTGTTCGTCGGGGAGGCCCCCGGCGCGAACGAGGACGAACAGGGCGAGCCGTTCGTCGGGCGGAGCGGCGACGTGCTCGATGATGGGTTACGCGATGCCGGCCTCGACCGCGGCGACGTACGCATCACGAACTGCGTGCGCTGTCGCCCGCCGGACAACCGCGACCCGCGAACAGGCGAACTCACGAACTGCCGCGACTATCTGGAGACGGAAATCGACCGTGTTGACCCCGAAGTCGTCGTGACGCTCGGGAAAGTGCCGGCCGAGCACCTGCTAGAGCGTGATGTCGCCGTGACCGGCGAAGCGGGCGACGTGTTCGACGTGGCTATCGCCGGCCAGCCGCGTCGCGTTCTCGTCTCCGTCCACCCGGCGGCGACGCTGTACGATCCGAGCCAGAAAGAGACGTTCAAGGCCGCACTGACGACTGCCGCAGAGTTTACCGACGCCCAGAGCGGTCAGTCGCGACTCGGCGAGTTTTAA
- a CDS encoding DUF367 family protein — MELHVRYEGDDDPDKCSARKLARMDEAELHRATRSTPPGIVLNPFAEQALSPADRPTPGDGARHSRLVALDCSWETAEREAFDLEGVHRSLPFLVAGNPVNYGTAFQLNTVEAFAGALAILGERDHAERILSTFSWGHTFLELNEEPLERYANCEDSSDIIDVQDDYLAEE; from the coding sequence GTGGAACTGCACGTCCGGTACGAGGGTGACGACGACCCCGATAAATGTAGCGCGCGGAAACTGGCCCGGATGGACGAGGCCGAACTCCACCGCGCGACGCGGTCGACGCCGCCCGGCATCGTGCTCAACCCCTTCGCCGAGCAGGCGCTGTCCCCAGCGGACCGACCGACCCCCGGCGATGGCGCTCGTCACAGCCGACTGGTCGCGCTCGATTGCTCATGGGAGACTGCCGAACGGGAAGCGTTCGACCTCGAAGGGGTGCACCGCTCGCTCCCGTTCCTCGTCGCCGGCAATCCGGTCAACTACGGAACGGCCTTTCAGCTCAATACCGTCGAAGCCTTCGCCGGTGCGCTCGCCATTCTCGGGGAGCGCGACCACGCCGAGCGAATTCTCTCGACATTCTCCTGGGGCCACACGTTTCTGGAACTGAACGAGGAACCACTGGAACGGTACGCGAACTGCGAGGATTCGAGCGACATCATCGACGTACAGGACGACTACCTCGCCGAGGAGTAG
- a CDS encoding DUF99 family protein: MKAGARALGVAESYRAETSQFAGAVVRASRVADGFVFSTATVGGSDATETVCAMVDRLDREDIRYLLVAGLAPAWFNVLDLQRIHDHTDLPVLSITFESSPGLEGAIREAFDDPDTVQDRLATYRAQPERRPVSVNDETVYVRSVGIDDSAAADVVQAFTPEGGRPEPLRVARLAARGLVEME; this comes from the coding sequence GTGAAAGCAGGGGCACGGGCCCTCGGCGTGGCGGAGTCGTACCGAGCGGAAACCAGTCAGTTCGCTGGCGCTGTCGTTCGCGCCAGTAGAGTGGCCGACGGCTTTGTTTTCAGTACTGCCACGGTCGGCGGGAGCGACGCAACCGAGACAGTGTGTGCGATGGTCGACCGACTGGACCGCGAGGACATCCGCTACCTGCTGGTGGCGGGTCTCGCACCGGCATGGTTCAACGTCCTCGACCTCCAGCGAATTCACGACCACACCGACCTGCCGGTCCTCTCGATCACCTTCGAGTCCTCGCCGGGGCTCGAAGGGGCCATCCGCGAGGCGTTCGACGACCCCGATACCGTACAGGACCGACTGGCGACCTACCGTGCCCAGCCGGAGCGCCGACCGGTGTCGGTGAACGACGAGACAGTGTACGTTCGGAGTGTCGGTATCGACGACAGCGCCGCCGCAGATGTCGTCCAGGCGTTCACGCCGGAGGGCGGCCGTCCGGAACCACTCCGAGTCGCCCGACTGGCGGCGCGAGGACTGGTCGAGATGGAGTGA
- a CDS encoding nuclear transport factor 2 family protein, giving the protein MTRPALLQRTRAYYDAIDDDDYDQLASLLAPSFVHDRPDRSIEGRDRFVQFMREERPQTDTTHPLDGLYCRQEDSAVEPADGDDASTAAVVARGRLLDADGERIVGFVDVFTFAGDDIERIDTYTR; this is encoded by the coding sequence GTGACGCGACCTGCCCTTCTGCAGCGGACACGGGCCTACTACGACGCCATTGACGATGACGACTACGACCAGTTGGCATCGCTGCTCGCCCCGTCGTTCGTTCACGACCGCCCTGACCGGAGCATCGAGGGCCGGGACCGGTTCGTACAGTTCATGCGCGAGGAACGGCCCCAGACAGACACCACGCATCCGCTCGACGGCCTCTACTGTCGCCAGGAAGACAGCGCGGTTGAGCCGGCTGACGGCGACGACGCGTCGACGGCAGCGGTCGTCGCCCGCGGCCGCCTGCTCGATGCCGACGGTGAGCGTATCGTTGGCTTCGTCGATGTGTTCACGTTCGCTGGGGACGATATCGAGCGCATCGACACGTACACACGCTGA
- a CDS encoding 50S ribosomal protein L40e — protein MASFETASDRLLNKQICMRCNARNPERAQQCRKCGYGNLRPKAKETRSA, from the coding sequence ATGGCTAGCTTCGAGACAGCGTCCGACCGACTCCTCAACAAGCAGATCTGCATGCGGTGTAACGCTCGGAACCCAGAGCGCGCCCAACAGTGCCGGAAGTGCGGCTACGGTAACCTGCGTCCGAAGGCGAAAGAGACTCGCAGCGCCTGA
- a CDS encoding class I SAM-dependent methyltransferase, with amino-acid sequence MADDAFGRMVLDFHRDDLAEQPCYRRDDDDLTEAHLSGYFEPPSAWHPTERDLFSTVRGRVLDTGCGVGRHALALQERGHSVLAVDRSPGAVAVARERGVKRPVVGDLPRPPGDGFETVVALGKQLGLGSSLADLRTTLTELASVTRPGGCLVADMDTLDRADPETDASHHVQPGVAYRTFRVEYDGLAGPWTDLLLVAPSRFRAAVSETPWTVDALVGTETDGSMYGARLSLPGQ; translated from the coding sequence ATGGCTGACGACGCATTCGGCCGGATGGTACTGGACTTTCATCGCGACGACCTCGCCGAGCAACCCTGCTACCGCCGCGATGACGACGATTTGACCGAAGCACATCTTTCGGGCTACTTCGAGCCGCCATCGGCGTGGCATCCCACCGAGCGGGACCTGTTCTCGACGGTGAGAGGCCGCGTCCTCGACACCGGCTGTGGCGTCGGCCGACACGCACTTGCGCTGCAGGAGCGCGGCCACAGCGTGCTGGCGGTCGACCGGAGTCCCGGGGCCGTCGCAGTCGCCCGCGAGCGCGGCGTCAAGCGTCCCGTGGTCGGCGACCTCCCACGACCGCCGGGTGACGGGTTTGAGACGGTCGTTGCGCTGGGCAAACAACTCGGCCTTGGCAGTTCGCTGGCCGACCTCCGGACGACGCTCACCGAACTGGCGTCGGTGACGCGGCCCGGTGGCTGTCTCGTCGCCGACATGGACACGCTCGACCGAGCAGACCCGGAGACCGACGCGTCCCACCACGTCCAGCCCGGTGTCGCTTACCGGACTTTCCGTGTCGAGTACGACGGGCTGGCCGGCCCGTGGACCGACCTGCTACTGGTCGCGCCGTCACGGTTCCGTGCCGCAGTCAGCGAGACGCCGTGGACCGTGGACGCGCTCGTCGGGACCGAAACCGACGGGTCGATGTACGGCGCTCGGCTGTCGCTGCCGGGACAGTGA